The proteins below are encoded in one region of Triticum aestivum cultivar Chinese Spring chromosome 1B, IWGSC CS RefSeq v2.1, whole genome shotgun sequence:
- the LOC123140444 gene encoding vesicle-fusing ATPase translates to MAGRGYQGRGAGAGAGVSLAVVSTPSQELALTNCAYVSPADIRRFPTALALVGDVLVFALRAHDAVATGSIALNAIQRRQVKVSAGDSITVSSFAPPDDFKLALLTLELEYTKARSNRAEDLDAVLLAQQLRKRFLDQVMTSGQRVPFEFYGTNYIFSVNQALLEGQESSTPLDRGFLSSDTYIIFEAAPNSGIKVINQKEAASSKLFKDKEFNLEKLGIGGLSSEFTDIFRRAFASRVFPPHVVSKLGIKHVKGMLLYGPPGTGKTLMARQIGKLLNGKDPKIVNGPEVLSKFVGETEKNVRDLFLDAENDQKAQGDHSDLHVIIFDEIDAICKSRGSSRDGTGVHDSIVNQLLTKIDGVEALNNVLLIGMTNRKDLLDEALLRPGRLEVHIEINLPDENGRLQILQIHTSKMRESSFLSPDVNLQELAARTKNYSGAELEGVVKSAVSFALNRQISMDDLTKPLDEESIKVTMDDFVNGLHEITPAFGASTDDLERCRLHGIVDCGKAHQHIFQRAMLLVEQVKVSRGSPLVTCLLQGSAGSGKSALAATVGIDSDFAYVKIISAETMIGFSESSKCAQICKVFEDAYKSQFSIIILDDIERLLEFVAIGPRFSNLISQTLMVLLKRVPPKGKNLLVIGTTSETTFLDSIGMSGVFSVTYEVPKLTKEDAAKVLRHLNVFDEGDVETAAEALDDMPIKKLYTLVEMAAQGPQGGSAEAIYAGEEKIDLNHFFSILSDIIRY, encoded by the exons ATGGCGGGGAGGGGCTACCAGGGCCGCGGcgcgggcgccggcgccggcgtgtcCTTGGCCGTGGTGAGCACGCCCAGCCAGGAGCTGGCGCTGACCAACTGCGCCTACGTCTCCCCCGCCGACATCCGCCGTTTCCCCACCGCCCTCGCCCTCGTCGGCGACGTCCTCGTCTTCGCCCTGCG TGCCCACGATGCCGTTGCTACTGGAAGCATCGCCTTGAATGCCATTCAGCGTCGACAGGTGAAGGTTTCGGCTGGGGATTCTATTACCGTTAGCAG TTTTGCTCCTCCTGATGATTTCAAGCTGGCATTGCTCACATTGGAGCTAGAGTATACTAAGGCAAGGTCCAACCGAGCTGAGGAT CTGGATGCCGTATTGCTTGCCCAACAACTCCGGAAGAGATTTCTGGATCAG GTCATGACAAGTGGGCAACGAGTGCCATTTGAATTTTATGGAACAAACTACATATTCAGTGTCAATCAAGCTTTGCTAGAGGGTCAAGAAAGTTCCACGCCGTTGGACAGAGGATTCCTGTCAAGTGATACATACATCATATTTGAGGCGGCTCCTAATTCAGGAATCAAG GTTATCAACCAAAAGGAAGCAGCTAGCAGCAAGCTTTTCAAAGATAAAGAGTTTAACTTGGAAAAATTGGGGATAGGTGGGTTAAGTTCTGAATTCACAGACATTTTCCGTAGGGCATTTGCTTCAAGGGTGTTTCCTCCTCATGTTGTCAGCAA ATTGGGCATTAAACACGTAAAGGGTATGTTGCTATATGGACCTCCTGGTACTGGCAAGACCCTCATGGCCCGTCAGATTGGAAAACTGTTGAATGGAAAGGACCCGAAG ATTGTGAATGGACCTGAAGTGTTGAGCAAATTTGTTGGAGAAACAGAGAAAAATGTGAGAGATTTGTTTCTTGATGCTGAAAATGACCAGAAGGCGCAAG GTGATCACAGTGACCTCCATGTTAtcatttttgatgaaattgatgctatcTGCAAG TCTAGAGGATCTAGCAGAGATGGTACAGGCGTACATGATAGCATTGTAAACCAGCTGCTTACAAAG ATAGATGGTGTTGAGGCGTTGAATAACGTGTTGCTTATTGGAATGACCAACCGTAAGGATTTACTTGACGAAGCTTTATTGAG ACCAGGACGACTGGAAGTTCATATCGAGATAAACTTGCCTGACGAGAATGGTCGTTTGCAAATTCTTCAAATTCATACAAGCAAGATGAGGGAGAGCTCTTTCCTTTCTCCAGATGTTAATCTTCAAGAGCTAG CTGCACGGACAAAGAACTACAGTGGAGCAGAGTTGGAAGGTGTTGTTAAAAGTGCAGTTTCATTTGCTTTGAACCGGCAGATAAGCATGGATGATCTCACTAAACCTTTGGACGAGGAAAGCATTAAGGTTACTATGGATGATTTTGTGAATGGACTTCATGAAATTACTCCTGCATTTGGTGCTTCAACTGATGACCTCGAAAGATGCAG GTTACATGGTATTGTTGACTGTGGCAAGGCACACCAGCACATTTTTCAGAGAGCTATGCTTCTGGTGGAACAAGTTAAAGTTAGCAGAGGTAGCCCACTTGTGACCTGTCTATTGCAAGGTTCTGCTGGAAG TGGTAAATCAGCTTTGGCCGCTACTGTTGGTATTGACAGTGATTTTGCTTATGTCAAAATT ATATCTGCGGAGACAATGATTGGTTTCAGTGAAAGCAGCAAGTGTGCACAGATTTGCAAG GTTTTTGAGGATGCTTACAAATCTCAGTTCAGCATCATAATTCTTGATGACATTGAAAG GTTACTGGAGTTTGTTGCCATCGGACCACGTTTTTCAAATCTGATATCGCAAACTCTTATGGTCCTCCTCAAGAGGGTTCCTCCTAAG GGTAAGAACTTGCTTGTTATTGGAACAACAAGTGAGACAACATTTCTAGACTCCATTGGTATGTCTGGTGTGTTCTCGGTGACCTACGAGGTTCCCAAACTGACAAAGGAGGATGCTGCAAAG GTGTTGCGACATTTGAATGTGTTCGATGAAGGAGATGTTGAGActgcagcagaagcgctggacgat ATGCCGATCAAGAAGCTGTACACGCTTGTCGAGATGGCTGCGCAGGGGCCACAAGGGGGAAGCGCGGAAGCCATCTATGCCGGAGAGGAAAAGATCGACCTCAACCATTTCTTTAGCATCTTGAGCGACATCATCCGCTACTGA